The DNA region CATAAGGCTAAGGTTGAATATGATAGAATTTCTGATGCATTAAGAGATGTAAAGGAAACAGGTTATGGTCTTGTGGCCCCTCAACTTACAGAAATGAAGCTTGAAGAACCTAAAATAGTTAAAAATGGATCTAGATATGAGGTTAAGTTAAAAGCCAGTGCCCCATCTTTTCATTTTATAAGAGCAGATATTGAAACAGAGATATCACCTATAATGGGAACCGAGAGAGAAAGTGAAGAATTAGTAAAATCCCTATTAGAGGAATTTGAAAGTGATCCTTCTAAAATTTGGGAAAGTAATATGTTTGGTAAATCCTTTGATTTAGTAGTAAAAGAAGGCTTGCAAAAAAAATTATTTAAAATGCCAGAGGATGTTCAGGTAAAAATTCAGAAAACATTAGAAAAAATAATCAATGAGGGCAATGGTGGACTTATTTGCATAATTCTTTAAATATATTAAAGGGCTGTCTCAAAATGCTATAAGGCATATGAAAATAAATAGTAAGTCAAAGATGCGACGTATATTTTGAATCATACAAGGAAACAGGTGACCAGGATAGTAGGCTATCTGAGGGTTCTGTTGACGCAGTAGGATTCAAAATAGACTAGCATACTGACTAGTTATTTATTTGAATATGCCTTATATGCATTAGAGATGGTCTTTTTTTGTTTTGAAATATATTATTTTTGTAACAATAAACAAAGCAGGGCATATACTAAAATGATAGACAGAATTCTAGGAGGAATAAAAGTGAAAATTAATAATAGAATTGCTACACTTGGAGAATATCATTTTAAAAAAATTGATGATGAAAAAAATAAAATTTTATCAGAAGGTAAAAAAATAATTGATTTAGGTATAGGAGACCCTGATCTACCAGTTCATCCTAGTATTTTAAAAGAATTAATCAGTGCATTAGCAATAAAAAATTTTAATAAATATCCACCTTATGATGGAGTGGAAAAGTTAAAAAAACAGATTATAAAATATTATTCTGATGTATATTCTGTAAAGCTTGATTTAGATGAAGTATTAGTACTAATAGGCTCTAAAGAAGGGATCAGTAATATCATACCTGCAGTTTGCAATTTTGGTGATGGTGTTATAATGACAGATCCGTCTTATCCAGTATATGAAACAGCAACAAAACTTTGGGGAGCAGTGACCTATAAAATTCCGCTTAAAGGAAAAAATAGTTTTTTGCCAGAGCTGGATTATATGCTAGATGGAGATATATTAAGATCAAAATTATTTATAATAAATTATCCTAATAATCCAACAGGTGCAGTAGCTAGTGAGAATTTTTACAAGGATATAATAAAATTTTGCAGCCATAATGATATAATACTTTGTAATGATTCCGCCTATAACGAAATAATAGAAGAGAATAAAGCACCTACTAGCCTTCTCCAATATGACATAGATAAAAAAAACTGTATTGAATTTGGAACTATGTCTAAAACTTATAACATGACAGGTTTTAGAATTGGTTATGCTGTGGGAAATAAAGATGTTATAAAAGCACTGTTAACTATAAAAAGCAATTTGGATTCAGGACAGTTTAAGCCAATACAGTATGCCGCAATTAGAGCATTGACATTAGAGAGGAGTTATATAAATTCAATTAGGCATATATATAATGATAGAAGAAAATCAGCAGAAATTATTTTAAAAAATAAGAATATAGAGTTTTTTAAAACCACAGGGACTTTTTATGTATGGTGTAAAGTTCCTAACAATTATACAACCTATGAATTTTGTAGTGAAGTCTTAAAAAAACATCAAATAGTTATTACTCCGGGGTACAGCTTTGGAAATTTAGGACATCAATATTTCAGAATAGCGCTTACCAAGGATAAAGTTACAATTGAAGAGGCACTAAACAAATTTAGCAGGTATAAATAAATATTAAAAAAGTATTATGTAGCAGAAAAAATGTGGTATAATCATTAAAGTCGAATATAGTACTTGAATTTATACTTATAGTTTTTGTATAATAATAAGTATGAATTGTTGGCAAAACAATGGAAGGATGATTTACCATGGTAAGCAGTATGACAGGATATGGTCGAGCTTTTTATGAATGTAAAAATAGAAATTTCACCATAGAGATAAGAAGTGTAAATCATAGATATCTTGATTTAAATATAAAAATGCCAAGAAGTTTTACTTCTCTTGAAGATAAGATAAGAAAAAAATTACAAGAGAAGCTCAGCAGAGGGAAAGTAGATATCTATATAACACAGACTGTTTTAGAAACGGAAAGTTCTAAAGCTTTGCTAAACAAAAATTTGAGTGATAGCCTTGTAAAATGTCTACAGGAGATAAATGAGCGTTATGGACTTAAGGAATCGTTGTCACTTTCGTTAATAGCGAAATTTCCAGATGTAATAACTATTGAGCAAAAAGATGAAGATTTTGAGGAGATTTGGAGTAATTTAAAAATTCCCTTAGATGAAGCAATAATTACTTTAGCTTCTATGAGATTAAAAGAGGGTGCAAAATTAAAAGAAGATATAGAACATAAATGTTCCTCTATAGACCAATTAGTTAGCAACATAGCTGAAAAGTCTAGCTTGGTTGTAGAACAGTATAAAACAAAGCTTAATGATAGAATTAAGGAACTTATTGGAGACAATAATGTGGATGAAAATAGATTGGCAATGGAAGTGGCAATCTTTAGTGATAAAGCCTGCATAGATGAAGAAATTGTAAGACTTAGAAGTCATGTATTCCAACTTAGAGAAAGTTTGAATAGCAATGAGCCCATAGGAAGAAAATTAGACTTTATAGTTCAAGAAATGAATAGAGAAGCTAACACTATTGCATCTAAAGCTAATGATGTTAATGTAGTTCATTTGGTTTTAGATGTAAAGAATGAAATAGAAAAAATAAGAGAACAAGTTCAAAATATACAGTAGTCTTAAGGAGGATAAAAATGGGTATACGGTTAATTAATATAGGATTTGGCAACATAGTTTCAGCAAATAGATTAGTTGCTATTGTTAGTCCTGAATCTGCACCTATTAAAAGAATAATACAGGAAGCTAGAGATAGAGGTATGCTTATAGATGCAACCTATGGTAGGAGAACAAGGGCAGTTATAATTACTGACAGTGATCATGTTATACTTTCAGCAGTTCAGCCAGAAACGGTAGCTAATAGGCTTGCTTCAAAGGATGAAGAAGCCATAGATGAGGTTGAGGAATAATGAAAAATAAAGGGCTTTTAATAGTATTATCTGGACCCTCAGGAGCAGGAAAGGGTACTCTTTGTAAAGAATTATTAAATAGAGAAAATTTTTGGCTATCTGTTTCTGCCACCACAAGAACACCACGAAAAGGAGAGGTTCCAGGTAAAAGTTATTACTATTTAAGTAAAGATGAATTTAAAAATAGAATTCTCAATGATGATTTTTTAGAGTATGCAGAAGTATATGGGAATTTTTATGGTACTCCAAAATCAAGTGTTATAGAAAGATTGGAAAATGGAGAAGATGTAATATTGGAGATAGATATTCAAGGAGCTTTAAAGGTAAAGGATAATTATCCAGAGGGCGTATTTATATTTATATTACCACCATCCATGGAAGAACTTAAAAATAGAATTATTGGCAGAGGAAGTGAAACAGCAGAATCTTTAGTAACAAGATTTAAAGCTGCTTATAGAGAAATTAACTATGTTTCAAAATATAATTATGCTGTTATAAATGATACCATAGATGAGGCTGTGATCAAAATAGAAAGTATTATAGCCGCTGAAAGGTGTAGAGTAGATAGGATAAAAGATAAAATATTAAATTCTAAGGAGGATTTGATTCATGAACAATTCAATGATTAGTCCATCAATAGTTGATTTAGTTAAGAAGGCTGGAGACAGGTATTCTGTAGTTGTAATAACATCAAAAAGAGCAAGACAAATTATAGGTGGGGCTAAACCACTAGCGGATATTGATTCGAATAAGCCTCTTACTATAGCAATAAATGAGTTGGACCAAGGTAAATTTGGATATGAAACTATAAAAGAAGGAAGTAAGTAATATGGCCTCAAAAACTGTAGTTGTGGGTGTATGTGGTGGCATAGCAGTTTATAAGGCATTAGATGTAATAAGCCGTCTTAAAAAGAAAGATATTAATATCCATGTGATTATGACCAAATCTGCTATAGAGTTTGTAACCCCCTTGAGTTTTCAAGCCCTGAGTCAGAATATGGTTATTTCTGATATGTTTGAAGAGCCAAGAGCTTGGGAAATTCAGCATATTTCACTGGCTAAAAAAGCAGATTTGATGCTCATAGTACCTTCTACAGCAAATATTATAGGAAAAGTAGCAAATGGTATAGCTGATGATATGCTATCTACAACCATAATGGCAACTAAAGCTCCTGTAGTATTTGCACCGGCTATGAATACAAATATGTATCAGAATCCTATAGTTCAGGATAATATTAAGAAATTAAAGAATTTTAATTATGAATTTATATCACCTAGCAGTGGTAGACTTGCCTGCGGAGATACGGGGGAAGGTAAACTTGCTGATACAGAGTACATTTCAGAGATTGTTTTAAGTATGCTTTATGATAAAAAAGATTTATGTGATAAG from Clostridium pasteurianum BC1 includes:
- a CDS encoding aminotransferase class I/II-fold pyridoxal phosphate-dependent enzyme encodes the protein MKINNRIATLGEYHFKKIDDEKNKILSEGKKIIDLGIGDPDLPVHPSILKELISALAIKNFNKYPPYDGVEKLKKQIIKYYSDVYSVKLDLDEVLVLIGSKEGISNIIPAVCNFGDGVIMTDPSYPVYETATKLWGAVTYKIPLKGKNSFLPELDYMLDGDILRSKLFIINYPNNPTGAVASENFYKDIIKFCSHNDIILCNDSAYNEIIEENKAPTSLLQYDIDKKNCIEFGTMSKTYNMTGFRIGYAVGNKDVIKALLTIKSNLDSGQFKPIQYAAIRALTLERSYINSIRHIYNDRRKSAEIILKNKNIEFFKTTGTFYVWCKVPNNYTTYEFCSEVLKKHQIVITPGYSFGNLGHQYFRIALTKDKVTIEEALNKFSRYK
- a CDS encoding YicC/YloC family endoribonuclease, whose amino-acid sequence is MVSSMTGYGRAFYECKNRNFTIEIRSVNHRYLDLNIKMPRSFTSLEDKIRKKLQEKLSRGKVDIYITQTVLETESSKALLNKNLSDSLVKCLQEINERYGLKESLSLSLIAKFPDVITIEQKDEDFEEIWSNLKIPLDEAIITLASMRLKEGAKLKEDIEHKCSSIDQLVSNIAEKSSLVVEQYKTKLNDRIKELIGDNNVDENRLAMEVAIFSDKACIDEEIVRLRSHVFQLRESLNSNEPIGRKLDFIVQEMNREANTIASKANDVNVVHLVLDVKNEIEKIREQVQNIQ
- the remA gene encoding extracellular matrix/biofilm regulator RemA, with product MGIRLINIGFGNIVSANRLVAIVSPESAPIKRIIQEARDRGMLIDATYGRRTRAVIITDSDHVILSAVQPETVANRLASKDEEAIDEVEE
- the gmk gene encoding guanylate kinase; this translates as MKNKGLLIVLSGPSGAGKGTLCKELLNRENFWLSVSATTRTPRKGEVPGKSYYYLSKDEFKNRILNDDFLEYAEVYGNFYGTPKSSVIERLENGEDVILEIDIQGALKVKDNYPEGVFIFILPPSMEELKNRIIGRGSETAESLVTRFKAAYREINYVSKYNYAVINDTIDEAVIKIESIIAAERCRVDRIKDKILNSKEDLIHEQFND
- the rpoZ gene encoding DNA-directed RNA polymerase subunit omega, which codes for MNNSMISPSIVDLVKKAGDRYSVVVITSKRARQIIGGAKPLADIDSNKPLTIAINELDQGKFGYETIKEGSK